From the genome of Scytonema hofmannii PCC 7110, one region includes:
- a CDS encoding DUF1778 domain-containing protein — protein MEYRILLHMPNRHENTVRVTARIPVSVQEILTRFAELSGATLNQFMVQAALKEAKNC, from the coding sequence ATGGAATATCGTATTTTATTGCATATGCCTAACAGGCACGAGAATACAGTCCGGGTAACAGCAAGAATTCCTGTGAGCGTTCAAGAAATTCTGACAAGATTTGCAGAATTGTCTGGTGCTACCTTGAATCAGTTTATGGTTCAAGCAGCATTGAAAGAAGCAAAAAATTGTTGA
- a CDS encoding type II toxin-antitoxin system RelE family toxin, whose protein sequence is MWTIEWDDAARKELRKLDYTVQEQILSYLEKRIATEEDPRRFGEGLEGSRNSNQKIILAVAFNSIIVL, encoded by the coding sequence TTGTGGACGATTGAATGGGACGACGCCGCACGTAAGGAGTTGCGAAAGCTCGATTACACCGTGCAGGAACAGATTTTGTCTTATCTTGAAAAGAGAATTGCAACAGAAGAAGATCCTCGACGTTTTGGCGAAGGACTGGAAGGGAGTAGGAACTCCAACCAAAAAATCATTTTAGCAGTTGCCTTTAATAGTATTATTGTACTATAA
- a CDS encoding type II toxin-antitoxin system PemK/MazF family toxin yields the protein MSIQRGQIYLVNLNPVQGREQAGTRPVLGKVYRQRAVSH from the coding sequence GTGAGCATTCAGCGAGGTCAAATTTATTTAGTAAATCTCAATCCAGTTCAGGGAAGGGAACAGGCGGGTACACGACCTGTTTTAGGTAAGGTCTATAGACAAAGGGCGGTTTCCCACTGA
- a CDS encoding cupin domain-containing protein, with translation MPQLIPEPKRIEAAGNKPKLIDEYIGRVSTQTESLSIAHMRSPSGWLEPGQRPEFDEFTVVFKGTLRVEYSDGYFDVQAGQAVIARAGEWVRYSTPTEEGAEYIAVCLPAFSPDTVHRDEMGNE, from the coding sequence ATGCCACAACTCATACCCGAACCGAAGCGTATCGAAGCCGCAGGTAATAAGCCCAAGTTAATTGATGAGTACATTGGGCGCGTATCAACTCAGACTGAATCTCTCAGTATTGCTCATATGCGATCGCCTAGTGGATGGCTTGAACCGGGACAGCGTCCTGAGTTTGATGAATTCACCGTAGTTTTTAAAGGCACGCTAAGAGTAGAATATTCGGATGGGTACTTCGATGTTCAAGCTGGACAAGCGGTAATTGCACGAGCTGGTGAATGGGTTCGCTACAGCACTCCCACAGAAGAGGGGGCGGAGTATATTGCTGTTTGTCTTCCTGCATTTTCACCTGACACCGTGCATCGCGATGAAATGGGTAATGAATAA
- a CDS encoding alpha-hydroxy acid oxidase: MNKNSTKPLNLFEYEKLAVECLSQMALDYYASGAWDEVTLRDNRAAFERYKLRPRILVDVSKRNLATHILSQPIQMPLLIAPMAFQCLACPEGEIATARAARSSGVGMVLSTLSTKSIEEVATVCDRVAAALQHRSHSPALQWFQLYIHKDRGLTRALVERAYAAGYKALCLTVDAPVLGRRERDRHNEFALPPGLQLANLGNISGLNIPHQEGESGLFTYFAQQLDPAVTWKDLEWLQSLSPLPLVLKGILRGDDAVRAVEYGAKAIVVSNHGGRQLDGAIASLDALVEVVKAVDGGAEILIDGGIRRGTDILKALALGAKAVLVGRPILWGLAVAGEAGVAHVIELLRDELDVAMALSGCASLEDVDSTVTSDQ, translated from the coding sequence ATGAATAAAAATAGTACCAAACCGCTGAATTTATTTGAGTATGAAAAGTTAGCCGTTGAGTGCTTATCTCAAATGGCTTTGGATTACTATGCTAGTGGTGCTTGGGATGAGGTCACGTTAAGAGATAACCGGGCGGCTTTTGAACGATACAAGTTGCGTCCGCGAATACTCGTAGATGTGAGCAAGCGCAATTTAGCTACTCATATCTTGAGTCAACCCATCCAAATGCCTCTCCTCATTGCTCCCATGGCTTTTCAATGTCTTGCTTGTCCTGAAGGAGAAATTGCTACAGCAAGAGCAGCTCGATCTTCTGGTGTTGGGATGGTGTTGAGTACTCTCTCAACAAAAAGTATAGAAGAAGTCGCAACTGTTTGCGATCGCGTAGCGGCGGCTTTGCAGCATCGCTCTCATTCTCCTGCTCTCCAATGGTTCCAACTTTACATCCATAAAGACCGAGGACTAACTCGTGCTTTGGTAGAAAGAGCTTATGCTGCAGGATATAAAGCGCTTTGTTTGACTGTAGATGCGCCTGTCTTGGGACGCAGGGAACGAGACAGACACAATGAGTTTGCTCTACCACCAGGTTTGCAATTGGCTAATTTGGGGAATATTTCCGGGCTGAATATTCCCCATCAAGAAGGGGAATCTGGTTTGTTTACCTATTTTGCCCAGCAATTAGATCCTGCAGTGACTTGGAAAGATTTAGAATGGTTACAGTCTTTATCTCCCCTACCCTTGGTGTTAAAAGGGATTTTACGGGGAGATGATGCTGTGCGTGCAGTAGAATATGGAGCAAAGGCAATTGTTGTTTCCAACCACGGCGGGCGTCAATTAGATGGTGCGATCGCGTCTTTAGATGCTTTAGTAGAAGTCGTCAAAGCAGTCGATGGTGGTGCTGAAATATTGATTGATGGAGGAATCCGTAGAGGAACTGATATTTTAAAAGCTCTAGCATTAGGAGCAAAAGCTGTGCTTGTAGGTCGTCCTATATTGTGGGGATTGGCTGTCGCTGGAGAAGCTGGTGTTGCTCATGTTATCGAATTGTTAAGAGATGAGTTAGATGTGGCTATGGCATTAAGTGGTTGTGCAAGTTTAGAGGATGTGGATAGTACAGTGACCAGTGACCAGTGA
- the tsaA gene encoding tRNA (N6-threonylcarbamoyladenosine(37)-N6)-methyltransferase TrmO → MPKFPPKDYVEAVSFPDGITLHPIGVVHSPYKERHGTPRQAQLQCTPSYYQPAIAQIELFSDRIPPIALKDMDGFDRIWVIAWLHLNKHWNPTVILPRGPRIRRGTLATRAPHRPNPIGISAPKLIKIEGLILHVEGIDLLDQTPVLDIKPYVTYCDSFPNAKCGYVNEMENAQEYEIDIFGKDRPT, encoded by the coding sequence ATGCCTAAATTCCCTCCGAAAGACTACGTTGAAGCGGTTTCCTTTCCTGATGGAATTACTTTGCACCCTATTGGTGTAGTTCACTCCCCCTACAAAGAGAGACATGGTACACCGCGTCAAGCCCAACTTCAATGCACCCCATCATATTACCAGCCAGCAATAGCGCAAATAGAACTCTTTTCTGATAGAATACCTCCCATTGCCCTCAAAGACATGGATGGCTTCGATCGCATTTGGGTGATAGCATGGCTGCACCTAAACAAACATTGGAACCCTACTGTTATATTGCCACGAGGACCGCGCATCCGACGAGGGACGCTAGCAACTCGCGCCCCCCATCGTCCCAACCCCATTGGAATCAGCGCACCCAAGCTTATCAAAATAGAAGGTTTAATTTTGCACGTCGAGGGAATCGATCTACTTGACCAAACGCCCGTACTCGATATCAAGCCCTACGTAACTTACTGTGATTCTTTTCCAAATGCCAAGTGCGGCTATGTAAATGAAATGGAAAATGCTCAAGAGTATGAAATAGACATCTTCGGAAAAGATAGACCGACTTGA
- a CDS encoding SDR family oxidoreductase, giving the protein MNITIIGCGYLGYAVAEYWQKMPFTITATTTTPERLPLLQAVAQRVAIVKGSEREGLKSVLQNQDVVLLSVGAKGADNYEEAYVQTAQTLIDTLKQIPTVRHLIYTGSYSVYGDRNGDWVDEDSLIEPTNKNGQILGDTEQVLLSASDENLRVCILRLGGIYGPGRELIELLDRYAGTTRPGNGEDVTNWVHLDDIVSAIEFAREHQLQGIYNLVDDAHLISRELYDRLFEAHNLPKVTWDSSQQSKRPYNARVSNKKIKEAGYKLIHPDMIFK; this is encoded by the coding sequence ATGAACATTACTATTATTGGTTGCGGATACCTAGGTTATGCAGTGGCTGAATACTGGCAGAAAATGCCTTTCACGATTACGGCTACCACAACTACCCCCGAACGTTTACCCTTATTGCAAGCAGTAGCCCAACGAGTTGCGATCGTCAAAGGTAGCGAACGCGAAGGTTTAAAATCAGTTTTACAAAATCAAGATGTGGTACTTTTGAGTGTTGGTGCAAAGGGCGCTGATAACTATGAAGAAGCTTACGTGCAAACTGCTCAAACTTTAATCGATACCCTAAAACAGATACCGACAGTACGACATCTCATCTATACAGGAAGTTATTCTGTATACGGCGATAGAAATGGGGATTGGGTAGATGAAGATTCATTAATTGAACCCACCAACAAAAACGGGCAAATTCTGGGAGACACCGAACAAGTTTTACTATCAGCCTCTGATGAAAATCTCCGTGTTTGTATTTTACGGTTAGGAGGAATTTACGGTCCTGGTCGAGAGTTAATCGAACTATTGGATCGATATGCTGGTACAACCCGACCTGGTAACGGTGAAGATGTGACAAACTGGGTTCACTTAGATGATATTGTTAGTGCAATAGAGTTTGCTCGCGAGCATCAATTACAAGGTATTTACAACTTAGTTGATGATGCACATCTTATAAGTCGCGAATTATACGATCGCCTGTTTGAGGCACACAATCTACCAAAAGTCACATGGGATTCTTCCCAACAGAGCAAGCGTCCCTACAATGCCAGGGTGTCTAATAAGAAAATAAAAGAGGCGGGATACAAGCTCATTCACCCCGATATGATTTTTAAATGA
- a CDS encoding alpha/beta fold hydrolase has protein sequence MITQDKATSSTHFYNWKNYRAGYETLNPGFSAPEGTPLLLIHPIGVGLSRQFWRRFHTEWYKQGHRNSIYNPDLLGCGESDMPHVAYTPDDWAKQLQHFLQTVVQKPVIVVVQGALFPVAIELAQQEPNFITGLVLASPPAMPLLTKNTPQWQQKTIWNLLNSPLGNAFYRYARREKFLSSFSTRQLFKSSEAVDAEWINTLQQGAENLESRHAVFAFLAGFWRKDYSSAISSIKQPTLVVLGEDISSIAKEGKGLNSDEWLADYLARLPKGRGVKISGRNVLPYESTTEFVRAVAPFIGDLS, from the coding sequence ATGATTACTCAAGATAAAGCAACATCTTCCACCCATTTTTACAATTGGAAAAACTATCGTGCTGGCTACGAAACCCTCAACCCCGGCTTTTCAGCACCTGAAGGCACGCCCCTGTTATTGATTCACCCCATTGGCGTTGGCTTGTCACGACAATTTTGGCGGCGGTTTCATACTGAATGGTACAAACAAGGACACCGCAATTCCATTTACAATCCCGATTTGTTGGGATGCGGCGAAAGCGATATGCCTCACGTCGCTTACACTCCCGATGATTGGGCAAAACAGTTGCAACACTTTTTGCAAACAGTTGTACAAAAACCTGTCATCGTTGTCGTGCAAGGTGCTTTATTTCCTGTTGCCATAGAATTAGCCCAACAAGAACCTAATTTCATTACCGGATTAGTACTAGCGAGTCCTCCAGCTATGCCTTTATTGACGAAAAACACACCTCAGTGGCAACAGAAAACAATCTGGAACCTTCTAAATTCACCTTTAGGCAACGCTTTTTACCGCTACGCACGACGGGAAAAGTTTTTAAGTTCCTTCTCAACTCGTCAACTGTTTAAATCAAGCGAGGCTGTGGATGCTGAATGGATAAACACCTTACAACAGGGTGCAGAAAATCTTGAGAGTCGTCATGCCGTTTTTGCGTTTTTAGCTGGCTTTTGGCGTAAGGATTATAGCAGCGCCATATCTTCTATCAAACAACCAACATTAGTTGTTTTAGGTGAGGACATCTCAAGCATTGCCAAAGAAGGTAAAGGATTGAACTCAGATGAATGGTTAGCTGATTACCTTGCTCGTTTGCCCAAAGGTCGGGGAGTGAAGATTTCTGGTCGCAACGTTTTGCCCTATGAATCTACCACTGAATTTGTTAGAGCAGTAGCACCATTTATTGGCGATCTGTCCTAA
- a CDS encoding DMT family transporter, giving the protein MAKQTTQTNESGISPIGIILALVLCGIFGGDQVSRKVALTEFTPLFCGSLAFSLASIILFVYARIKSIKLQPPARAVWRLHSISAILFVLLNVTALPALRLTLASRASVFIATYPFLIAIFNSFGSRGERINIGKFTGLSLAFAGVLIVFSDRLNVQGETTWIGDSLMLLSATLLSIMVLHLRTVNRRVSAIQATFWQLSLSLPIFWLLTLVFESPLTIPHFSRSWLGVIYQGVAVNAIAFVLRAELFHRYSATTVSAFFFITPVIGLALSHVFLGELLNGSVVLGGAIVSMGVFLVYRFTSDQ; this is encoded by the coding sequence ATGGCAAAGCAAACAACCCAAACAAATGAGTCTGGTATATCTCCTATTGGTATAATACTCGCACTTGTTCTTTGCGGTATTTTTGGCGGAGACCAAGTTTCCCGTAAAGTAGCATTAACGGAGTTTACGCCTTTGTTTTGCGGATCGCTGGCTTTTTCGCTCGCCAGTATTATACTGTTTGTTTACGCTCGGATTAAGTCAATCAAATTGCAACCGCCTGCACGAGCCGTGTGGAGATTACATTCGATTTCTGCTATTTTATTTGTATTGTTGAACGTTACTGCTTTACCAGCACTGAGACTAACCCTAGCAAGCAGGGCGAGTGTTTTTATCGCTACTTATCCATTTTTAATAGCGATTTTCAATAGCTTTGGTAGCAGGGGCGAACGGATAAATATAGGTAAATTTACTGGTTTGTCCTTGGCATTCGCTGGTGTCTTGATTGTCTTTAGCGATCGCTTGAATGTCCAAGGAGAAACGACTTGGATAGGAGATAGTTTAATGTTGCTGAGTGCGACCTTACTATCAATCATGGTACTGCATCTGAGGACTGTAAACAGGCGTGTCTCTGCAATTCAAGCTACCTTTTGGCAGTTAAGTCTAAGTTTACCTATTTTTTGGTTGTTAACGTTGGTTTTTGAATCTCCACTGACCATCCCACATTTCTCTCGGTCTTGGTTGGGCGTAATATATCAAGGTGTTGCGGTGAATGCGATCGCGTTCGTACTGCGAGCTGAGCTATTTCATCGCTATAGTGCAACTACAGTTTCTGCTTTCTTTTTTATTACACCAGTCATAGGTCTAGCACTGAGCCATGTCTTCTTAGGAGAGTTATTGAATGGGTCTGTAGTTTTGGGTGGCGCGATCGTATCAATGGGAGTTTTTTTGGTTTATCGCTTTACCAGTGACCAGTGA
- a CDS encoding aromatic ring-hydroxylating oxygenase subunit alpha has product MLVTKQTVLKQFWYPVITLENLLKSPQAFELLGQKIVLWLTADGQPAAIADRCCHRTAQLSKGQVIEGNICCPYHGWQYNAGGICVEVPQLKDSPIPSSYRIPSYHCTERYGYVWVALSDPLAPIPEIPEASEEHFRYIPEFYERWECSGLRFMENEFDNAHFSFVHQGTFGNCKQPEPASVDIVELEYGIHVKTAYPVINPPLQQKNLKISQETTLRTNELIWFMPFSRILYIRYPNGLVHAIFSAMTPINDSASQLIQFCFRNDTEADTPARDIIAFDRAVTLEDKAILETTDYDVPLVLSKEQHMASDKPGLIMRHKLAALLKKYAEIEQCRI; this is encoded by the coding sequence ATGTTAGTGACTAAACAAACTGTTTTAAAACAATTTTGGTATCCGGTTATCACTCTTGAAAATTTGTTAAAGAGTCCGCAAGCGTTTGAATTATTGGGACAAAAGATTGTTTTGTGGCTAACAGCAGATGGACAACCTGCTGCTATTGCCGATCGCTGCTGTCACCGGACTGCTCAACTTTCTAAAGGACAAGTCATTGAGGGTAACATTTGCTGTCCGTATCACGGTTGGCAATATAATGCTGGTGGGATATGTGTAGAAGTCCCTCAGTTAAAAGATAGTCCTATCCCCTCTAGCTACAGAATCCCTTCTTACCACTGTACCGAACGCTATGGTTATGTGTGGGTAGCTTTGTCAGATCCCCTAGCACCAATTCCTGAAATTCCAGAAGCTTCTGAGGAGCATTTTCGTTACATTCCAGAATTTTACGAACGATGGGAATGTAGTGGCTTGAGGTTTATGGAAAATGAATTTGATAATGCTCACTTTAGCTTTGTACATCAAGGGACTTTTGGTAATTGCAAACAACCAGAACCAGCTTCAGTAGACATTGTAGAGTTAGAGTATGGCATTCATGTAAAAACTGCTTATCCGGTTATCAATCCACCACTACAGCAAAAGAATTTGAAAATTAGTCAAGAAACAACATTGCGGACAAATGAATTAATCTGGTTTATGCCATTTAGCCGCATACTTTACATTCGCTATCCCAATGGGTTAGTACATGCTATCTTTTCTGCAATGACTCCTATTAACGATTCTGCCTCGCAACTGATCCAGTTTTGTTTCCGTAATGACACAGAAGCAGATACTCCGGCTCGTGATATTATTGCCTTTGACCGTGCTGTCACTTTAGAGGATAAAGCCATACTGGAAACGACAGATTACGATGTTCCCTTAGTCTTAAGCAAAGAACAGCATATGGCATCTGATAAACCAGGATTAATCATGCGACACAAATTAGCAGCTTTGCTTAAAAAATATGCAGAAATAGAACAGTGTCGTATTTAA
- a CDS encoding CYTH domain-containing protein has product MAREIERKFLVKGNSWRNLAEGSVYRQGYIATHKGATVRVRIVGDRGYLTIKGPTVKYSRAEFEYPIPLEDAQEMLDTLCERPLIEKIRYKVEWGGLMWEIDEFDGVNKGLILAEVELSDEKQQIELPVWIGEEVSDNPRYFNSNLVKEPFSQW; this is encoded by the coding sequence ATGGCACGAGAAATAGAACGTAAATTTTTAGTCAAAGGAAATAGTTGGCGAAATCTAGCAGAGGGGAGTGTATACCGTCAGGGATATATTGCCACGCATAAAGGAGCTACTGTACGCGTTCGCATAGTAGGAGATCGGGGTTATTTAACGATTAAAGGACCTACTGTCAAATACTCAAGAGCAGAGTTTGAGTATCCTATTCCGCTCGAAGATGCTCAAGAAATGCTGGATACCTTGTGTGAGCGACCTTTGATAGAAAAAATCAGATATAAAGTGGAGTGGGGTGGTTTGATGTGGGAAATTGACGAGTTTGATGGTGTTAACAAAGGGCTAATCTTAGCAGAAGTTGAACTTAGTGATGAAAAACAACAGATTGAATTACCCGTCTGGATTGGTGAGGAGGTTTCAGATAATCCTCGATATTTTAATAGCAATTTAGTAAAAGAGCCATTTTCACAATGGTGA
- a CDS encoding Rieske 2Fe-2S domain-containing protein, with product MNPILPGAPWLIAHKSMLGANKPVKITLNGHDYVLWQNQQGEICALENVCPHMQAPLSDGWICKDRNTITCPFHALEFDKEGRLYREGKTDSQAIAKPLELIVIDDCIWTYGGFEPKIPVPDLISKLKTGLNFIGVAGIKSIKGSFLDNLLINYDYNHQNGTHRELFKIKANHIPSFEHDGYWAKVVQELYRDDNTLSEIFSNPALLIAPKMYKSILEYAFPALTAFQTQTPVVDLLQTHVLYPETENSTKTFVLVYTKMKLPGLDLLLKNSILKAVATVVEQDTTAIENLYPREKAKIRLPNEEIMFYAERLYRDWEMASVI from the coding sequence ATGAACCCTATCTTACCAGGTGCTCCTTGGTTGATTGCTCACAAATCTATGTTGGGTGCAAACAAACCTGTAAAAATTACGCTTAACGGTCATGATTATGTTTTATGGCAAAACCAGCAAGGCGAAATCTGTGCTCTTGAGAATGTCTGTCCTCATATGCAGGCTCCTTTGTCAGATGGATGGATTTGCAAAGACAGAAACACCATTACCTGTCCCTTTCATGCACTAGAATTTGATAAGGAAGGCAGATTGTACCGAGAAGGAAAAACAGATAGTCAAGCGATCGCAAAACCCTTAGAACTGATTGTTATCGATGATTGTATCTGGACATATGGCGGGTTTGAACCAAAAATTCCAGTTCCCGATTTAATTTCCAAACTGAAAACAGGGCTGAATTTTATAGGAGTCGCTGGAATTAAAAGTATCAAAGGCAGTTTTTTAGACAACCTTTTAATTAATTACGACTATAACCACCAAAATGGAACCCATCGCGAGTTATTTAAAATCAAAGCCAATCATATTCCTAGCTTTGAACATGATGGCTATTGGGCTAAAGTTGTCCAAGAACTTTACAGAGATGACAATACACTCAGCGAAATTTTCAGCAATCCAGCGTTACTAATCGCGCCTAAAATGTACAAGAGTATTCTAGAGTATGCTTTCCCTGCTCTTACAGCCTTTCAAACCCAGACTCCTGTTGTTGACCTTTTGCAAACTCATGTTCTCTATCCGGAAACAGAAAATAGTACTAAAACTTTTGTTCTTGTCTACACAAAAATGAAGTTACCTGGTTTGGATTTGTTGTTAAAAAATTCAATTCTTAAAGCTGTAGCTACTGTAGTTGAGCAAGATACAACAGCCATTGAGAACTTGTATCCCAGAGAAAAAGCTAAAATCAGACTTCCGAATGAAGAGATTATGTTTTATGCTGAAAGGCTCTACCGGGATTGGGAAATGGCATCTGTTATATAA
- a CDS encoding transposase-like zinc-binding domain-containing protein, with translation MFLFINHDRLFTFVKRIFLGTAPWVASRHAWKQHSFPHSLLPTPHPPSMRRQPKQKRSQQRVERILDAAAEIFDEVGFEAATTHAIATRADTAIGSLYQFFPDKMTIFHALELRHRERVYAAWAKFNKPEIIQQPFEGFISAMVVIYKELLQDQTSRIVFMQYFKSPAIFQNIDESFTQEAIDFMAKLLKQRNRALILEQCQLLAEVSVHACNTLALVALRSDEPHRQEIFDQIRALLFAYLHPHVGDEIGNEVSPHKVMKVMKSIQCPHCDSSAVSKNGHRHGKQRYICKECGKQFPESYSR, from the coding sequence GTGTTCTTATTTATAAATCATGACAGATTATTCACATTTGTCAAGAGAATTTTCTTAGGAACAGCCCCATGGGTTGCAAGCCGTCATGCATGGAAGCAACACTCTTTCCCCCATTCCCTACTCCCCACTCCCCACCCCCCTTCTATGCGCCGCCAACCCAAGCAAAAGCGAAGTCAGCAACGTGTTGAACGCATCCTAGATGCAGCTGCGGAAATCTTTGATGAAGTCGGTTTTGAGGCAGCAACAACTCATGCGATCGCAACTCGTGCTGACACAGCGATCGGTTCTCTGTATCAATTTTTCCCAGATAAGATGACCATTTTCCATGCGTTGGAATTACGTCACAGGGAAAGAGTCTATGCTGCATGGGCAAAGTTCAACAAGCCAGAAATTATTCAACAGCCTTTTGAAGGATTTATCTCAGCTATGGTTGTTATTTACAAAGAACTTCTTCAAGACCAAACCAGCCGGATTGTGTTTATGCAATACTTCAAGTCTCCAGCAATCTTTCAAAATATTGATGAAAGCTTTACTCAAGAAGCGATTGACTTCATGGCAAAACTTCTAAAGCAGCGCAACCGGGCGTTAATTCTGGAACAGTGCCAGCTACTCGCTGAAGTTAGCGTTCATGCTTGTAACACTTTAGCACTTGTGGCGCTACGCAGTGATGAACCCCATCGTCAGGAGATTTTCGATCAAATCCGAGCATTGTTATTTGCGTACCTACACCCTCATGTAGGGGATGAAATAGGGAATGAAGTTTCTCCACACAAGGTAATGAAAGTAATGAAATCAATCCAATGTCCCCATTGTGATTCAAGCGCCGTATCTAAAAACGGTCACCGTCATGGCAAGCAGCGTTATATATGCAAGGAGTGTGGCAAGCAATTTCCGGAAAGCTACTCTCGGTGA
- a CDS encoding HNH endonuclease: protein MTIPNKIQEFVRHRANFRCEYCHYLEFLSTSPLTIDHIIPKSLGGSDDVNNLALACRRCNERHYNFTVGLDPDTQQEVPLFNPRQQQWSEHFLWTKDGTKIVGTTAVGRATCNRLDLNDERRIDRFIQKSRQLWIQGGFHPPREDPQQV from the coding sequence ATGACTATTCCTAACAAGATTCAAGAGTTTGTACGGCATCGTGCTAATTTTCGATGTGAATACTGTCATTATTTGGAATTTCTCAGTACATCTCCTCTTACTATTGACCACATAATACCGAAGTCTTTAGGAGGTTCAGATGATGTAAATAATTTAGCTTTAGCTTGTCGTCGCTGTAATGAACGCCACTATAATTTCACTGTCGGTCTTGACCCAGACACTCAACAAGAAGTTCCCTTATTCAATCCCCGTCAGCAACAATGGTCTGAACACTTTCTCTGGACAAAAGATGGTACTAAAATTGTTGGCACTACTGCTGTAGGTCGAGCTACTTGTAATCGGCTCGACTTAAATGATGAACGTCGCATTGATCGCTTTATCCAAAAATCTCGACAGCTTTGGATACAAGGCGGTTTTCATCCTCCCCGTGAAGACCCGCAACAAGTATGA